Genomic DNA from Oscillospiraceae bacterium:
TTCTTAGGGTTGTTATTTTATTTTTGAAAGTTCGGTATCTTTAAGCATTGCTTCGACAACTCTTACTGCCTTTTCTACATCTTCTTTTGTAGCTTTAGAAGTAAGTCGAAATAACATACGCAATTCTTCTCGGCTTTCAAGCTCGCTTAAATATTCTGTTAGCTCTTCATCGCCTTTGATGAGAGGTTTTTTTATGTCTGTTATTCTGAGGAGATAATCGACAGAAACGTCAAAATAATTTGCTATTTTTTCAAGAGCTTCTACAGAAGGCTTGGCTTTTCCTTTTTTCCATTCTGTAATAGCTGAGGAAGATAATCCAATGTCAGTTGTTAAAGTCTTTGCATTTACTTTTTTCTCATTCATTAATTCTAAAATTCTTTGTACCATATTTATCAATCCTTTGTTTCGGCATCTCTGAACATTGCTTCAACAACTGCTATTGCTTTTTCGACATCTTCTTTTGCGGCTTTGGAGATAAGACGGAAAAATATACGCAATTCTTCTCGGCTTTCAAGCTCGCTTAAATATTCTGTTAGCTCTTCATCACCTTTGATGAGAGGTTTTTTTATGTCTGTTATTCCGAGGAGATAATCGACAGAAACGCCAAAATAATTTGCTATTTTATTTAAAACACTTGCCGATGGGCTCGATTTACCGCTTTTCCAGTCGCTGACATTACCGGTAGATACATTTATATCTTCGGCAAATTTTTTTTGAGTTATCTTTAAATCTTTCAGCAATTCAAAAATTATACTATTTCGCATAAATATCAATCCTTTATTTCAGCATCTTTTAGCATTGCTTCAATAACTCTTACTGACTTTTCAACATCTTCTTTTGTAGCTTTGGAAGTAAGACGGAAAAGCATACGCAATTCCTCTCGGCTTTCAAGCTCGTTTAAATATTCTGTTAGCTCTTCATCGCCTTTGATGAGGGGCTTTTTTATATCTGTTATTCCGAGAAGGTAATCGACAGAAACATTAAGCCTTTCAGATAATTTGCTGAGTATAGCTCCATTTGGTATTGTGCCTGTTTTCCACCTACCAAGATTTCCTCGGCTTAAACCTAATTCTAATGTAACGGCAGTTGCAGTTGTGTTTGAATTTTTGCAGACCTCTTTTAATCTTTCGTAAAATATTTTGTCCACGATAGGAACAGGAGTCATTTCAAAGCTATCATATGGAATAGCCTTTGACGGCAGCTTATTGTTGTCCTTGCCAAGCAGAAAATCTGTTGAAACATTAAGCCTTTCAGAGAATTTTATAAGAACTTCGATGCTCGGCACACCGCCTGCTTTCCATCTACTAAGATTTCCTCGGCTTAAACCTAATTCTAATGTAACAGCAGTTGCAGTTGTGTTTGAATTTTTGCAGGCATCTTTTAATCTTTCATAAAATATTTTGTTCACGATAGGAACAGGAGTCATTTCAAAGCTTTCATACGGTATAGCGTTTGACGGCAAAATATTGTTGTCCTTGCCAAGCAAAAAATCTGTTGAAACATTAAGTCTTTCAGACAATTTTATAAGAATCTCAATGCTGGGAACCCCACCTGCTTTCCACCTTCCGACATTTCCACTACTTAAATTAAGTTCTTTTGTAACAGTTGTTGCTGTAGTTTTAGAAATTTTACAAGCTGCTCTTAATCTTTCGTAAAACAATATAATCACTTCCTGTCGGAAACACTTTAAACAGTAAAGATTTAAAGTGTTTTTTATGTCAAATAAATTATAAAAAAGTATATATTACCATTTTTGGTCGGAAGAATAATAGTTATTTTTGTTCGGTACGAACTGAGCCAAAAAGGCTTTCACCGTTAGATATTACAGAAACCATATCCGAAACAATATTTGAAGAAGTGTAATTTCCGCTATTGATTAAATCTCGCATATATTCAATCACTTTATTTTGACCGTTGGTATTAAGCAACGAAAATAAATTTAAAAAATCATTATTATTTTTTAATTCTTCTTTACCGAAAATAATAAAATCAGCTGAAACACCAAGAGCCTGGGAAATTTTAATAATATTAGAAATTTGTGGGTCTTTTGTTTCACTTCCTAAAATTTTTGCAAGAGTCCCTTTTGGAACACCTGAAAGCGAAGAAAGGGCTTCATTTGATAGTTTTTTTTCTTTTTTCAATGCCTTAATTCTATTTATCATTTCTTCTAAATTATACATAAAAAAAC
This window encodes:
- a CDS encoding helix-turn-helix transcriptional regulator, encoding MFYERLRAACKISKTTATTVTKELNLSSGNVGRWKAGGVPSIEILIKLSERLNVSTDFLLGKDNNILPSNAIPYESFEMTPVPIVNKIFYERLKDACKNSNTTATAVTLELGLSRGNLSRWKAGGVPSIEVLIKFSERLNVSTDFLLGKDNNKLPSKAIPYDSFEMTPVPIVDKIFYERLKEVCKNSNTTATAVTLELGLSRGNLGRWKTGTIPNGAILSKLSERLNVSVDYLLGITDIKKPLIKGDEELTEYLNELESREELRMLFRLTSKATKEDVEKSVRVIEAMLKDAEIKD
- a CDS encoding helix-turn-helix transcriptional regulator, with protein sequence MYNLEEMINRIKALKKEKKLSNEALSSLSGVPKGTLAKILGSETKDPQISNIIKISQALGVSADFIIFGKEELKNNNDFLNLFSLLNTNGQNKVIEYMRDLINSGNYTSSNIVSDMVSVISNGESLFGSVRTEQK
- a CDS encoding helix-turn-helix transcriptional regulator; protein product: MVQRILELMNEKKVNAKTLTTDIGLSSSAITEWKKGKAKPSVEALEKIANYFDVSVDYLLRITDIKKPLIKGDEELTEYLSELESREELRMLFRLTSKATKEDVEKAVRVVEAMLKDTELSKIK
- a CDS encoding helix-turn-helix domain-containing protein, coding for MIFMRNSIIFELLKDLKITQKKFAEDINVSTGNVSDWKSGKSSPSASVLNKIANYFGVSVDYLLGITDIKKPLIKGDEELTEYLSELESREELRIFFRLISKAAKEDVEKAIAVVEAMFRDAETKD